A single Anopheles funestus chromosome 2RL, idAnoFuneDA-416_04, whole genome shotgun sequence DNA region contains:
- the LOC125761555 gene encoding uncharacterized protein LOC125761555 gives MRRNRVWPCAVLLIVVCAEATDAHGHGSVETLLAHDITSNEAPRDDFNNDLARNFHSPRLEYNEWLPVGRGDPLKNDPTYDYSPPVLDRVRYWSDGAKDKTSGNDILLLGVPSKKTIGVTKEWNSLPVRRNYYSAAHQHHAVAGPNQLPHTVLMPPPLNNYPAGIEGAGFWGGSTSASQRVDTQPGDGFKYRPASSYQGQFAAGKPHPEPPISQPITAQFHHHHQPQLQGGSGFNRQQQPYVTTIRLTTPAGDTVKRPLLKTILQNEHSYPFTKTAMSSTVTEYTSGGFYDAQNINAMAQTIFHPPQTTEYLQSQPLQQSINTAPKLNKDIRTQHVTHAGPFVTPVSTHLPTMMSTTTTRSPTMTVPSTSSTTHTMVTTQPTPPAMTTDSIFSHYKQPATPERWSPYLIIEGHSKVKTYGLNTNDTLMQLPRMVPVASTKDPIVRHVVNRDPETGAELRVTHIATKRPPVYEVHTEAGPRPVKNNDLVKLQQDGGPINTLLTLLDEASYDDMLKVEGTAENALDGSAATSASKDSKTRRNVRVTRQIYRLERP, from the exons ATTTAGCTCGAAACTTTCACTCGCCACGGTTGGAATACAACGAATGGTTGCCGGTAGGACGAGGTGATCCACTGAAGAATGATCCAACGTACGACTACAGTCCACCGGTGTTGGACCGAGTGCGCTACTGGTCAGACGGCGCAAAGGATAAAACATCCGGCAACGACATCCTGCTGTTGGGCGTGCCGTCAAAAAAGACGATCGGCGTCACCAAGGAATGGAACAGTTTGCCCGTGCGCCGTAATTACTACTCGGCGGCACATCAACATCATGCGGTTGCAGGTCCGAATCAATTGCCCCATACCGTACTGATGCCACCACCGCTTAACAACTATCCTGCCGGGATAGAAGGGGCTGGATTCTGGGGTGGTAGTACTTCCGCCTCTCAACGAGTCGATACACAACCGGGAGATGGTTTCAAATACCGTCCTGCAAGCTCCTATCAAGGACAATTCGCTG CTGGCAAGCCACATCCGGAGCCACCCATTTCTCAACCCATTACGGCacaatttcatcatcatcatcaaccacaGCTGCAGGGTGGTAGTGGGTTCAACCGCCAACAACAACCGTACGTCACGACGATTCGTCTAACAACCCCGGCCGGTGACACTGTAAAGCGACCGCTACTGAAGACAATTCTACAAAATGAGCATTCCTATCCGTTCACTAAAACCGCTATGAGCAGTACGGTGACCGAGTACACTTCCGGTGGGTTCTACGATGCACAAAATATCAACGCCATGGCCCAAACGATCTTTCATCCTCCGCAAACCACTGAGTACCTTCAATCGCAACCGCTGCAGCAAAGCATTAATACGGCCccgaaattaaataaagataTTCGTACCCAACATGTCACGCATGCCGGTCCGTTTGTAACACCAGTAAGTACTCACCTGCCAACTATGATGTCGACAACGACCACGCGAAGCCCGACAATGACGGTACCGAGCACATCCAGCACAACACACACTATGGTAACGACACAGCCTACTCCACCAGCCATGACGACCGATTCGATTTTTTCACACTACAAACAACCAGCGACTCCGGAACGTTGGTCACCGTACCTTATCATCGAGGGCCACTCCAAGGTTAAAACCTATGGTTTAAACACAAACGATACACTAATGCAACTGCCGCGTATGGTTCCGGTTGCTAGCACGAAAGATCCGATCGTACGTCATGTGGTTAACCGGGATCCGGAAACCGGAGCCGAACTGCGCGTAACGCACATCGCTACTAAACGCCCTCCAGTGTACGAGGTGCACACGGAAGCGGGTCCTCGACCTGTGAAAAACAATGACTTAGTAAAGCTGCAACAAGATGGTGGGCCAATCAACACACTACTCACACTGCTCGATGAAGCTTCCTATGACGATATGCTGAAGGTGGAAGGAACCGCAGAAAACGCACTGGATGGTAGTGCGGCCACTTCCGCCAGTAAGGATAGCAAAACGCGTCGAAATGTTCGCGTCACGAGACAAATTTACCGGCTCGAACGGCCATGA
- the LOC125761558 gene encoding F-box-like/WD repeat-containing protein TBL1X, translating to MSFSSDEVNFLVYRYLQESGFSHSAYTFGIESHISQSNINGALVPPAALLSILQKGLQYTEAEISIGEDGTEQRLGESLSLIDAVMPEVVANRQNMQNQQKQATKTEPPETNGTTEEPAAPPPTTTTTASTTPAPVETMEVDQSIEIPASKATVLRGHESEVFICAWNPSTDLLASGSGDSTARIWDMSDNPANPNQLVLRHCIQKGGTEVPSNKDVTSLDWNCDGTLLATGSYDGYARIWRTDGLLASTLGQHKGPIFALKWNKRGNYILSAGVDKTTIIWDAATGQCTQQFSFHSAPALDVDWQSNQSFASCSTDQCIHVCKLGVDKPIKSFQGHTNEVNAIKWDPQGQLLASCSDDMTLKIWSMKQDTCVHDLQAHSKEIYTIKWSPTGTGTQNPNMNLILASASFDSTVRLWDVERGVCIHTLTKHTEPVYSVAFSPDGKFLASGSFDKCVHIWSTQSGQLVHSYKGTGGIFEVCWNSRGSKVGASASDGSVFVLDLRKL from the exons ATGAGTTTCTCGAGCGATGAGGTGAACTTCCTGGTTTACCGCTATTTGCAGGAGTCTG GATTTTCTCATTCCGCGTACACGTTCGGAATCGAATCGCACATCTCACAAAGCAACATCAATGGTGCGCTTGTGCCACCGGCGGCCCTGCTAAGTATTCTGCAGAAAGGTTTGCAATACACGGAGGCCGAAATCAGCATAGGTGAGGATGGCACCGAGCAGCGATTGGGCGAAAGTTTGAGTCTCATCGATGCCGTCATGCCGGAGGTCGTTGCAAACCGGCAGAATATGCAAAACCAGCAAAAGCAAGCAACGAAAACCGAACCACCGGAAACAAACGGTACGACTGAGGAACCTGCTGCTCCACCGCCGACTACGACCACTACCGCGTCCACAACACCAGCACCAGTCGAAACGATGGAAGTGGACCAAAGCATCGAGATACCCGCCTCGAAGGCGACGGTTCTTCGCGGACACGAGAGTGAAGTGTTCATCTGTGCTTGGAACCCCAGCACAGATTTGCTGGCCAGTGGGTCAGGCGATAGCACAGCGCGCATTTGGGATATGTCCGATAATCCGGCCAATCCGAATCAACTCGTATTGCGTCACTGCATCCAGAAGGGCGGTACGGAGGTACCGAGCAATAAGGACGTAACGTCACTCGATTGGAACTGTGACGGTACGCTGCTGGCAACGGGTTCATATGACGGATATGCTCGTATTTGGCGCACAGATGGGCTGCTGGCAAGCACACTCGGTCAGCATAAagggcccatatttgccctgAAGTGGAACAAGCGGGGTAACTACATTCTTTCCGCTGGTGTGGACAAAACAACCATCATCTGGGATGCCGCCACCGGTCAGTGCACGCAGCAGTTTAGCTTCCACTCAGCACCCGCACTGGATGTAGACTGGCAGTCGAATCAATCGTTTGCCAGTTGCAGCACAGATCAATGCATTCACGTGTGCAAGCTGGGCGTAGACAAACCCATCAAATCGTTCCAGGGACACACG AATGAGGTAAATGCTATCAAATGGGATCCTCAAGGACAGCTGTTGGCTTCCTGTTCCGACGACATGACGCTGAAGATTTGGTCGATGAAGCAAGACACTTGCGTGCATGATCTACAG GCTCATTCGAAAGAGATATACACCATCAAATGGTCACCGACGGGTACGGGTACGCAGAATCCGAACATGAACCTCATTCTCGCTAGTGCTTCCTTCGATTCGACTGTTCGTCTTTGGGACGTTGAGCGTGGCGTTTGCATTCACACGCTCACGAAACACACGGAACCGGTGTACTCGGTCGCATTCAGCCCGGACGGCAAATTCCTTGCGTCGGGTAGTTTTGACAAGTGTGTCCACATCTGGAGCACCCAGAGCGGACAGCTGGTACACAGCTACAAGGGTACCGGCGGTATATTTGAGGTGTGTTGGAACTCGCGCGGTAGCAAAGTTGGCGCCAGTGCCAGTGACGgcagtgtgtttgtgctggATCTGCGAAAGTTATGA
- the LOC125761574 gene encoding 60S acidic ribosomal protein P1, with the protein MALNKAELACVYSALILVDDDVAVTDEKIATILKAANVEIEPYWPGLFAKALEGIDVKSLITSIGSGVGSGGGAPAAAGAGGAAAPAAAEKKEEKKEEEPEESDDDMGFGLFG; encoded by the exons ATGGCTCTTAACAAAGCTGAACTAGCCTGTGTTTACTCGGCACTGATTCTGGTCGACGATGATGTTGCCGTAACG GACGAGAAGATTGCGACTATCCTGAAGGCCGCCAACGTTGAAATCGAGCCGTACTGGCCTGGTCTGTTCGCCAAGGCTCTGGAAGGCATCGATGTCAAGAGCCTGATCACTAGCATCGGCTCCGGTGTCGGCTCTGGTGGTGGTGCCCCGGCTGCTGCCGGTGCCGGAGGTGCTGCTGCCCCGGCTGCCGCTGAAAAGAAGGAGGAGAAGAAGGAAGAGGAGCCAGAGGAATCCGATGATGACATGGGATTCG GTCTCTTCGGTTAG
- the LOC125761566 gene encoding ribonuclease H2 subunit A produces MDTKVKQEIESETETKPLGINSLDTLGPYILEQDNAKNFVYVSDIPQLCKDEPCMLGVDEAGRGPVLGPMVYGIAFCPLSKKDILKQLGFADSKQLTEEKRDQIFDEMNRKDYAVEALGWAVEAISPNVISMSMLRRTKHSLNEVSMDSAIGLINAAIEAGVNIAEVYVDTVGPPEKYQAKLKAIFPKFKITVAKKADSTYPIVSAASIAAKVTRDHALKVWKFRERPNEKENSFGSGYPGDPITKQFLGEIDLVFGFPRLVRFSWSTASNALEKKAYDMEFEDEEDTKSSQKASYGSEKLSKYFSASKNENRKRAEYFRDRCLEHVANI; encoded by the exons atggatacCAAAGTGAAACAAGAAATTGAAAGCGAAACTGAAACGAAACCGCTCGGCATAAATAGTTTGGACACGCTGGGACCGTATATTTTAGAACAGGATAATGCCAAAAACTTCGTATACGTTTCAGACATCCCACAGCTCTGCAAGGACGAGCCTTGTATGCTGGGGGTGGATGAAGCCGGCCGTGGACCAGTTCTTG GTCCCATGGTGTATGGTATTGCGTTTTGTCCTCTGTCGAAAAAGGACATCCTAAAGCAACTGGGATTTGCCGATTCCAAGCAGCTGACTGAGGAAAAAAGAGATCAAATATTCGACGAGATGAACAGGAAGGATTACGCTGTGGAAGCACTTGGATGGGCCGTTGAAGCTATATCACCCAACGTGATCTCGATGAGTATGCTGAGAAGGACGAAACATTCGCTTAACGAAGTATCTATGGATTCTGCTATTGGGTTGATTAACGCCGCGATTGAAGCAGGGGTAAACATTGCAGAGGTTTACGTGGACACGGTTGGTCCGCCGGAGAAATATCAAGCCAAGCTGAAGGCCATCTTTCCCAAGTTTAAAATAACTGTCGCTAAGAAAGCCGATAGTACCTATCCGATCGTATCGGCGGCAAGTATTGCGGCGAAAGTTACGCGTGATCACGCGTTGAAAGTGTGGAAGTTCCGCGAACGACCGAACGAGAAAGAAAACTCATTCGGTAGCGGATATCCAGGCGATCCGATAACGAAGCAGTTTCTGGGTGAAATTGATCTTGTGTTTGGGTTTCCACGGCTGGTTCGATTTAGCTGGTCTACTGCGAGCAACGCGCTGGAAAAGAAAGCCTACGACATGGAATTTGAGGATGAAGAAGACACCAAGAGTAGTCAAAAGGCTTCATATGGAAGCGAGAAATTGTCTAAATATTTTTCGGCATctaaaaacgaaaacagaaagCGCGCTGAGTATTTCCGTGACCGATGTTTGGAGCATGTTGCAAATATATAG
- the LOC125761550 gene encoding E3 UFM1-protein ligase 1 homolog, translated as MADWDEIKRLAADFQKAQLSTSLQRLSERNCIEIVKLLIDKGLIDVIYTNDGKEYLTQDHLQQEVKDELYVRGGRVNLIELAKVLNVDFVKIEYIAKRLSDRNPELHLLLGQLIDASYIQRVASEINQKLVQYGEINIGQLTITYDLPTDFILNQIVLENLHKIIFAKQDPTNAHIFFTQSYIMRNKAKIRGALAAITKPTPVSVILNLTDVPARILYMSLKELSSLGSLTVQSPAGQYIPHVYERMQAEYVKDYFQQNGYITNDAVTKLGVSDVRSFVRSRLPEEKLFYMKNCIVSNRLIERVTYAMDACISTNSYLDMSTILPPALSNDNMEEILTHVLTPAIRKQTYVFGTVVLTINFMDECVKGCQELVNEHAKRAVESGNYQKYMAEKMMQHQDVDQFATDEGKVDKREERRKKAATGKGGGGAQGRETKTKSTKKHARGNKGNAMDSDDDADMQSGAGGKKGGKEPHIELISVKEIAKVVEKALEPEGLEMLDKDLAHHYYPILSKQALAKAHELYEQSLQKNNQNRRQTHASIQEKLNTLYNDIRLYEKGLKLFPSDVQGQLLKYLLKTYGTDVCNEICLYVAAECNLNTNFNAPLTAEQRTKIANDSSAEYRAPLQTLCKSLTTSETVEDFLEKTDKAMQACSMMLKKIDKKKDRNLILCHKHGLLEQLTNCTDPALVLHLAVLIIFTISTQTMLHASGRHVSAILSFLQTVLTAEDSKTFTNYHDLVLKLLSTESATSEESKSNAEDITKQLSELIPAVKNIASSFKKAGVTAVE; from the exons ATGGCCGATTGGGATGAAATCAAACGTTTGGCGGCCGACTTCCAAAAGGCCCAACTTTCCACTAGTCTACAAAG ACTGTCGGAAAGAAATTGCATCGAGATTGTAAAATTACTGATCGACAAAGGGCTCATCGATGTGATCTACACCAACGATGGCAAAGAGTACCTTACGCAAGATCATCTACAGCAGGAAGTGAAGGATGAGCTGTACGTTCGTGGCGGTCGTGTTAATTTGATCGAGCTGGCCAAGGTTTTGAATGTAGATTTTGTAAAGATTGAGTACATTGCAAAGCGGCTATCAGATCGTAATCCTGAGCTGCATCTGCTGCTTGGTCAACTAATCGATGCGTCCTACATACAGCGTGTGGCATCAGAAATCAACCAGAAGCTGGTCCAGTACGGTGAAATTAATATAGGACAGCTGACTATCACGTACGATCTGCCGACCGATTTCATCCTGAACCAGATAGTGTTGGAAAACTTGCACAAAATCATTTTCGCCAAACAGGATCCAACAAATGCGCACATCTTCTTCACGCAATCGTACATCATGCGCAACAAGGCCAAAATTCGTGGTGCGCTTGCCGCGATTACAAAACCTACACCAGTTTCCGTCATTCTTAATCTTACGGATGTACCCGCGCGCATACTTTACATGTCACTGAAAGAATTGTCCTCGCTCGGTTCGCTCACCGTTCAATCACCGGCCGGGCAATACATACCGCACGTATACGAACGTATGCAGGCCGAGTACGTGAAGGATTATTTCCAGCAAAACGGATACATAACGAACGACGCCGTTACGAAGTTGGGAGTGTCGGATGTTCGATCATTTGTCCGGTCCCGATTGCCGGAAGAGAAGCTGTTTTATATGAAGAACTGCATTGTCAGTAACCGGCTAATCGAACGTGTCACGTACGCTATGGATGCTTGCATAAGCACCAATTCGTATCTGGACATGTCGACCATTCTGCCTCCGGCGTTAAGCAACGATAATATGGAAGAAATTCTTACGCACGTACTGACGCCCGCGATACGCAAACAGACGTACGTTTTCGGGACGGTAGTACTGACGATAAACTTTATGGATGAGTGCGTCAAAGGTTGCCAGGAGTTGGTGAATGAGCATGCGAAACGTGCTGTGGAGAGTGGCAACTATCAGAAGTACATGGCGGAGAAAATGATGCAACATCAGGATGTGGATCAATTTGCGACGGATGAAGGAAAGGTGGACAAACGTGAAGAACGGCGCAAAAAGGCCGCCACTGGaaagggtggtggtggtgcgcaGGGACGTGagacgaaaacaaaatctacCAAGAAACATGCCCGTGGCAACAAGGGCAATGCGATGGATTCGGATGATGATGCAGATATGCAGTCCGGTGCAGGAGGAAAGAAGGGTGGAAAGGAACCGCACATTGAACTGATAAGCGTGAAGGAGATTGCCAAGGTGGTGGAAAAAGCCCTCGAACCCGAAGGTCTGGAGATGCTCGACAAGGACCTGGCACATCATTATTACCC AATCCTTAGCAAACAGGCACTGGCAAAGGCGCATGAGTTGTATGAGCAGTCGCTCCAGAAGAACAATCAAAATCGCCGCCAAACGCATGCCAGCATCCAGGAGAAGCTGAACACGCTCTACAACGATATCCGGCTGTACGAGAAAGGTTTGAAGCTGTTCCCATCCGATGTACAGGGCCAGCTGTTGAAGTATCTGCTTAAAACGTACGGCACGGACGTTTGCAACGAAATATGCCTATACGTGGCGGCCGAATGTAATCTGAACACCAACTTTAATGCTCCACTAACGGCCGAACAGCGCACAAAGATTGCGAACGACAGCAGTGCGGAGTATCGGGCCCCGCTGCAGACGCTCTGCAAATCGCTCACTACGAGCGAAACCGTGGAAGACTTCCTGGAGAAAACGGACAAAGCGATGCAGGCGTGCAGCATGatgttgaaaaagattgaCAAGAAAAAGGATAG AAATTTGATTCTCTGCCACAAACATGGACTACTGGAGCAGCTTACGAACTGTACCGATCCGGCATTGGTACTTCATTTGGCCGTACTGATTATCTTCACCATCTCTACACAAACGATGCTTCACGCTTCAGGGCGTCATGTGTCCGCCATTTTAAGCTTCCTGCAGACGGTGCTGACGGCGGAAGATTCGAAAACGTTCACTAACTACCATG ATCTTGTACTGAAGCTGCTAAGTACGGAGAGTGCTACCTCGGAGGAAAGCAAGTCAAATGCGGAAGATATTACCAAGCAGCTGAGCGAGCTGATACCGGCTGTGAAGAACATTGCCAGCAGCTTCAAGAAAGCGGGAGTAACCGCAGTAGAATAG